One window of the Klebsiella oxytoca genome contains the following:
- the ureE gene encoding urease accessory protein UreE, protein MLYLTQRVETPAQATASVTLPIDVRVKSRIKVTLNDGRQAGLLLPRGLLLRGGDILSNENGSEFVEVIAADEAVSVVRCDDPFVLAKACYHLGNRHVPLQIMPGELRYHHDHVLDNMLRQFGLAVDFAHLPFEPEAGAYASESHGHHHHHHHHEHSH, encoded by the coding sequence ATGCTTTATTTGACCCAGCGGGTAGAGACCCCAGCGCAGGCCACGGCCAGCGTTACCCTGCCGATTGACGTACGGGTAAAAAGCCGTATTAAAGTCACCCTCAACGATGGCCGCCAGGCGGGCCTGCTGCTGCCTCGCGGCCTGCTGCTGCGCGGCGGTGATATTCTCAGCAACGAAAACGGCAGCGAGTTTGTCGAGGTCATCGCCGCCGATGAGGCCGTTTCGGTGGTGCGCTGCGATGACCCTTTTGTGCTGGCGAAAGCCTGCTATCACCTCGGCAACCGCCACGTGCCGCTACAAATCATGCCCGGCGAACTGCGCTACCATCATGACCACGTACTGGACAATATGCTGCGCCAGTTTGGCCTGGCCGTGGATTTCGCGCATCTGCCGTTTGAACCGGAAGCCGGCGCCTACGCCAGCGAGTCGCACGGCCATCATCATCATCACCACCATCATGAGCACAGTCACTAA
- a CDS encoding urease accessory protein UreF, whose protein sequence is MPTPEKRLRLMQLASSSLPVGGYSWSQGLEWAVEAGWVPDTAAFERWQLRQMEQSFFTVDLPLFARLYRACEAGDLASAQRWTAYLLACRETRELRDEERNRGAAFTRLLADWQPDCPPEWRRLCQQSQLTGMAWLGVRWQIAIPELALSLGYSWIESAVMAGVKLVPFGQQAAQQLILRLCDRYAADMDSALATPDDAIGSATPLAAIASARHETQYSRLFRS, encoded by the coding sequence ATGCCGACGCCGGAAAAACGTCTGCGCCTGATGCAGCTTGCCAGCAGCAGCCTCCCGGTTGGCGGCTACAGCTGGTCCCAGGGGCTGGAGTGGGCGGTGGAGGCGGGCTGGGTCCCGGATACCGCCGCCTTTGAGCGCTGGCAGCTGCGGCAGATGGAGCAGAGCTTTTTTACCGTCGACCTGCCGCTGTTTGCCCGGCTCTACCGGGCCTGCGAAGCGGGCGATCTGGCCTCAGCGCAGCGCTGGACGGCTTATCTGCTCGCCTGTCGGGAAACCCGTGAGCTGCGCGATGAAGAACGCAATCGCGGCGCGGCCTTCACCCGGCTGCTGGCTGACTGGCAGCCGGACTGCCCGCCCGAGTGGCGCAGGCTGTGCCAGCAAAGCCAGTTAACCGGCATGGCGTGGCTTGGCGTACGCTGGCAGATAGCCATTCCTGAGCTGGCCCTGAGCCTTGGCTATAGCTGGATTGAAAGCGCGGTGATGGCGGGCGTCAAGCTGGTGCCCTTCGGCCAGCAGGCAGCACAGCAGTTGATTCTGCGCCTGTGCGACCGCTATGCGGCGGACATGGACAGCGCCCTGGCGACCCCGGACGACGCCATCGGTTCGGCGACGCCGCTTGCGGCTATCGCTTCAGCGCGGCACGAAACCCAGTATTCCCGATTATTCCGTTCTTAG
- the ureG gene encoding urease accessory protein UreG has product MNTIKQPLRVGVGGPVGSGKTALLEALCKAMRDTWQLAVVTNDIYTKEDQRILTEAGALEPERIVGVETGGCPHTAIREDASMNLAAVEALSEKFGNLDLIFVESGGDNLSATFSPELADLTIYVIDVAEGEKIPRKGGPGITKSDFLVINKTDLAPYVGASLEVMERDTLRMRGERPWSFTNLKSGDGLQNIIAFIEDKGMLSK; this is encoded by the coding sequence ATGAACACGATTAAACAACCGCTGCGCGTTGGCGTCGGCGGCCCGGTCGGCTCCGGAAAAACCGCACTGCTGGAAGCCCTCTGCAAAGCCATGCGCGACACCTGGCAGCTGGCGGTAGTCACCAACGACATCTACACCAAAGAAGATCAGCGCATTCTTACCGAGGCTGGAGCTCTGGAGCCTGAGCGAATTGTCGGCGTCGAAACCGGCGGCTGCCCGCATACCGCCATTCGCGAAGACGCATCGATGAACCTGGCCGCTGTGGAAGCGCTGAGCGAAAAATTTGGCAATCTCGATCTGATCTTTGTGGAAAGCGGCGGCGATAATCTGAGCGCCACTTTCAGCCCGGAGCTGGCGGATCTCACCATCTACGTCATCGACGTGGCGGAAGGGGAAAAGATCCCGCGCAAAGGCGGGCCGGGGATCACCAAATCTGACTTCCTGGTGATCAACAAAACCGATCTTGCACCCTACGTGGGCGCCTCCCTTGAGGTGATGGAGCGCGATACCCTACGCATGCGCGGCGAACGTCCGTGGAGCTTCACCAACCTGAAAAGCGGCGACGGCCTGCAAAATATCATCGCTTTTATCGAAGACAAGGGCATGCTCAGCAAGTAG
- a CDS encoding purine-cytosine permease family protein: MSSLDIKTDLPAQSSASGSKETLEDYTLRYAPLSFRRWGPGVVAVTALGGIAYLADFSIGASIGMAWGTTNAIYAILLAALVIFLTGIPLAITAARYNIDLDLITRSAGFGYFGSVITSIIFAGFTFIFFALEGSIMAQGLLVGLGIPLWMGYLIATLMVLPLVVYGMKALTRLQVWTTPLWLILMVVPVVWLIAKDPDLVDGFMSFAGKNHAATVDLTAIMLGAGVCLSLIMQIGEQIDYLRFMPPKTAENSKSWWLAVFSAGPGWVVLGAIKQIIGAFLGFYLLTHFPAVHNTEPVQQFVSVFDNLVPGWLALILAVVLVVISQIKINVTNAYSGSLAWTSAWTRTTKRYPGRIIFVIVNLTIALALMEGDMFSALAWILGFYSNFAIAWVVVVATDITVNKGVLKLAPAQPEYRRGMIYNVNPVGVVSFALAAGLSISAFFGLLGDTLAPFSPPIALAVALVMTPVMGIATRGRYYIKQHDDGIAEPRYDAQGNASITVYRCLSCREEYERPDVMHSHKHQGAICSLCKSME; the protein is encoded by the coding sequence ATGTCATCACTGGATATAAAAACTGATTTACCTGCGCAATCCAGCGCCTCCGGCTCAAAAGAGACGCTGGAAGACTATACTCTTCGCTATGCCCCGCTGAGCTTTCGCCGCTGGGGTCCTGGGGTTGTCGCGGTGACGGCATTAGGCGGCATCGCCTACCTCGCCGACTTTTCTATCGGCGCCAGCATCGGCATGGCCTGGGGCACCACTAACGCGATTTATGCCATCCTGCTGGCGGCGCTGGTCATTTTTCTCACCGGTATCCCGCTGGCGATAACCGCCGCGCGCTATAACATCGACCTCGACTTAATCACCCGCAGCGCCGGTTTCGGCTACTTTGGCTCGGTGATCACCAGCATTATCTTTGCCGGATTTACCTTTATCTTTTTCGCCCTCGAAGGCTCGATTATGGCCCAGGGGCTGCTGGTGGGCTTAGGGATCCCGCTGTGGATGGGCTACCTCATCGCCACCCTGATGGTATTGCCGCTGGTGGTCTACGGCATGAAAGCGCTGACTCGCCTTCAGGTCTGGACGACGCCGCTGTGGCTGATCCTGATGGTGGTTCCGGTGGTCTGGCTTATCGCCAAAGACCCGGATCTGGTAGACGGCTTTATGAGCTTCGCCGGTAAAAACCACGCCGCAACGGTAGATTTAACCGCCATTATGCTCGGCGCGGGAGTATGCCTGTCGCTGATCATGCAGATTGGCGAGCAGATCGACTACCTGCGCTTTATGCCGCCGAAGACCGCGGAAAACAGTAAAAGCTGGTGGCTGGCGGTATTCTCTGCCGGCCCGGGCTGGGTGGTATTGGGTGCGATTAAGCAGATTATCGGCGCTTTTCTCGGCTTCTATCTGCTAACCCACTTCCCGGCGGTGCACAATACCGAACCGGTACAGCAGTTCGTCAGCGTCTTCGATAACCTCGTCCCCGGCTGGCTGGCGCTCATCCTCGCCGTGGTGCTGGTGGTTATCTCGCAGATTAAAATTAACGTCACTAACGCCTATTCCGGTTCGCTGGCGTGGACCAGCGCCTGGACGCGCACTACCAAACGCTACCCGGGGCGAATTATTTTCGTCATCGTCAACCTGACTATCGCTCTCGCCCTGATGGAAGGCGACATGTTCAGCGCTCTGGCGTGGATCCTCGGCTTCTATTCCAACTTTGCCATCGCCTGGGTGGTGGTGGTCGCCACCGATATCACCGTCAATAAAGGGGTGCTGAAGCTGGCCCCGGCGCAGCCGGAATACCGCCGCGGGATGATCTACAACGTCAACCCGGTAGGCGTAGTCTCTTTTGCCCTCGCGGCCGGACTCTCCATTAGCGCCTTCTTTGGCCTGTTAGGCGACACCCTGGCGCCGTTCTCGCCGCCGATCGCGCTGGCGGTGGCTTTGGTCATGACGCCGGTCATGGGAATCGCCACCCGCGGGCGCTATTACATTAAACAGCACGATGACGGTATCGCCGAGCCGCGCTACGATGCGCAGGGTAATGCGTCGATCACCGTTTACCGCTGCCTGAGCTGCCGGGAAGAGTACGAACGTCCTGACGTGATGCATTCGCATAAGCATCAGGGGGCGATTTGCTCGCTGTGTAAGAGTATGGAATAA
- the tsaD gene encoding tRNA (adenosine(37)-N6)-threonylcarbamoyltransferase complex transferase subunit TsaD, with product MRVLGIETSCDETGIAIYDDEKGLLANQLYSQVKLHADYGGVVPELASRDHVRKTVPLIQAALKEAGLTAKDIDAVAYTAGPGLVGALLVGATVGRSLAFAWNVPAIPVHHMEGHLLAPMLEDNPPQYPFVALLVSGGHTQLISVTGIGQYELLGESIDDAAGEAFDKTAKLLGLDYPGGPMLSKMASQGTEGRFVFPRPMTDRPGLDFSFSGLKTFAANTIRSNGDDDQTRADIARAFEDAVVDTLMIKCRRALEQTGFKRLVMAGGVSANRTLRAKLAEMMKKRGGEVFYARPEFCTDNGAMIAYAGMVRLRSGAKAELGVTVRPRWPLAELPAA from the coding sequence ATGCGTGTACTGGGAATTGAAACATCCTGCGATGAAACCGGCATCGCCATTTATGACGACGAAAAAGGTCTGTTAGCCAACCAGCTGTATAGTCAGGTGAAATTGCATGCTGACTACGGCGGCGTGGTGCCTGAACTGGCCTCGCGCGACCACGTGCGTAAAACCGTACCCCTGATTCAGGCGGCGCTTAAGGAAGCAGGGCTGACGGCAAAGGATATCGATGCCGTTGCCTATACGGCGGGTCCAGGCCTGGTTGGCGCGCTGCTGGTCGGCGCGACGGTCGGTCGCTCGCTGGCGTTCGCCTGGAACGTTCCTGCAATCCCGGTACACCATATGGAAGGGCATCTGCTGGCGCCGATGCTGGAAGATAATCCGCCGCAGTATCCGTTTGTCGCGTTGCTGGTATCCGGCGGCCATACCCAGCTGATTAGCGTCACCGGTATTGGCCAGTATGAGCTGCTGGGAGAGTCGATTGACGACGCTGCGGGGGAAGCCTTCGATAAGACGGCTAAACTGCTGGGTCTGGATTACCCCGGTGGCCCGATGCTGTCAAAAATGGCCTCTCAGGGCACCGAAGGGCGCTTTGTTTTTCCGCGCCCGATGACCGACCGTCCCGGGCTGGATTTTAGCTTCTCTGGTCTCAAGACCTTTGCCGCGAACACCATCCGCAGCAACGGCGATGACGATCAGACCCGCGCCGATATCGCCCGCGCGTTCGAAGACGCGGTCGTGGATACGCTGATGATCAAGTGCCGCCGTGCGCTGGAGCAAACCGGCTTTAAACGGCTGGTGATGGCGGGAGGCGTTAGCGCTAACCGTACGCTGCGCGCGAAGCTGGCGGAAATGATGAAAAAGCGCGGCGGGGAAGTCTTCTACGCCCGTCCTGAATTCTGTACCGATAACGGCGCGATGATTGCCTATGCGGGGATGGTTCGTCTGCGTTCGGGGGCAAAAGCGGAGCTGGGCGTCACCGTTCGTCCGCGCTGGCCGCTGGCTGAGCTTCCGGCGGCATAA
- the rpsU gene encoding 30S ribosomal protein S21 — protein MPVIKVRENEPFDVALRRFKRSCEKAGVLAEVRRREFYEKPTTERKRAKASAVKRHAKKLARENARRTRLY, from the coding sequence ATGCCGGTAATTAAAGTACGTGAAAACGAGCCGTTCGACGTAGCGCTGCGTCGCTTCAAACGTTCATGCGAAAAAGCAGGTGTTCTGGCGGAAGTTCGTCGTCGTGAGTTCTATGAAAAACCGACTACCGAACGTAAACGCGCTAAAGCTTCCGCAGTGAAACGTCACGCGAAGAAACTGGCTCGCGAAAACGCACGCCGCACTCGTCTGTACTAA